The following coding sequences lie in one Aquipuribacter nitratireducens genomic window:
- a CDS encoding ABC transporter ATP-binding protein — protein MTGREAGEGIEVVSVARAFGRVRAVTDMTFSAPAGRVTALVGPNGSGKTTLMLMVAGLLEPDAGSVRVGGFDPTREAAAVRARLGWMPDVFGAWDALTVTEHLAVFADAYRLPRDVAAARVPELLATVRLEPLADAPARVLSRGQKQRLGLARALVHDPSVLVLDEPASGLDPGSRIELRHVLRGLADEGCCVLVSSHVLSELDDLADDAVFVLGGRTVAADPAAAGGRSGAGAARLGWRLRALDQAALLAALADRGLLAAPAPGGAVEVVLAGEREAAALLRDLVGAGVPLTHFAPTAGRIEQAYLGLTASPAGQGAER, from the coding sequence GTGACGGGCCGCGAGGCGGGCGAGGGGATCGAGGTCGTCTCCGTCGCGCGAGCCTTCGGTCGAGTCCGAGCGGTCACCGACATGACGTTCTCGGCGCCGGCCGGACGGGTCACGGCCCTCGTCGGTCCCAACGGCTCGGGCAAGACGACGCTCATGCTCATGGTGGCGGGGCTGCTGGAGCCGGACGCCGGGAGCGTGCGGGTGGGGGGCTTCGACCCGACGCGCGAGGCGGCGGCGGTCCGGGCCCGGCTCGGCTGGATGCCCGACGTCTTCGGGGCGTGGGACGCGCTCACCGTGACCGAGCACCTCGCCGTCTTCGCCGACGCCTACCGTCTGCCACGCGACGTGGCCGCCGCCCGCGTGCCGGAGCTGCTCGCCACCGTCCGCCTCGAGCCCCTCGCCGACGCGCCGGCGCGCGTCCTGTCCCGGGGCCAGAAGCAGCGGCTCGGCCTCGCGCGGGCGCTCGTCCACGACCCCTCCGTGCTCGTGCTCGACGAGCCGGCCTCGGGGCTCGACCCCGGGTCGCGCATCGAGCTGCGGCACGTGCTGCGTGGCCTGGCCGACGAGGGCTGCTGCGTGCTCGTGTCCTCCCACGTGCTGAGCGAGCTCGACGACCTCGCCGACGACGCCGTCTTCGTGCTCGGCGGGCGGACCGTCGCGGCGGACCCGGCGGCCGCTGGAGGTCGGTCCGGCGCGGGCGCCGCGCGGCTCGGGTGGCGGCTGCGCGCGCTCGACCAGGCGGCGCTGCTGGCGGCGCTCGCGGACCGGGGCCTGCTGGCGGCACCCGCCCCGGGCGGCGCGGTCGAGGTCGTGCTCGCCGGCGAGCGCGAGGCCGCCGCCCTGCTCCGGGACCTCGTGGGAGCCGGTGTGCCGCTCACCCACTTCGCGCCCACGGCGGGCCGCATCGAGCAGGCGTACCTCGGGCTCACCGCCTCCCCGGCCGGGCAGGGGGCGGAGCGGTGA
- a CDS encoding aspartate kinase, whose protein sequence is MGVVVQKYGGSSVSDAAAVKRVAQRIVRTVQAGNQVCVVVSAMGDTTDELLDLAEQITPTPPGRELDMLLTAGERISMAVLAMAIANLGHEARSFTGSQAGVITDSSHGRARIIDVTPGRIRTAMDEGAIAIVAGFQGVSQDTKDITTLGRGGSDTTAVALAAALDADVCEIYTDVDGVFTADPRIVHSARRLGAVTYEEMLELAASGAKILHLRCVEYARRYGIPVHVRSSFSDRPGTTVAGSIDDLPEADMEQAIIAGVAHDRSEAKITVVGVPDVPGKAAAIFNEVARAGVNIDMIVQNVSQAQTGLTDVSFTLPKTDGAMAMNVLQVAQSTIGFARLQYDDQIGKVSLVGAGMRSHPGVSATFFGALAEAGVNIDVISTSEIRISVVTHADKVDTAVRAVHTAFELDADQVEAVVYGGTGR, encoded by the coding sequence GTGGGTGTGGTCGTCCAGAAGTACGGCGGCTCCAGCGTGAGCGACGCCGCCGCCGTCAAGCGGGTCGCGCAGCGCATCGTGCGGACCGTGCAGGCGGGCAACCAGGTCTGCGTCGTGGTGTCCGCGATGGGCGACACGACCGACGAGCTCCTCGACCTCGCCGAGCAGATCACCCCCACCCCGCCCGGCCGGGAGCTCGACATGCTCCTCACGGCCGGCGAGCGGATCAGCATGGCGGTGCTCGCCATGGCGATCGCCAACCTCGGCCACGAGGCGCGCAGCTTCACCGGCAGCCAGGCCGGCGTCATCACCGACTCCAGCCACGGCAGGGCCCGCATCATCGACGTCACGCCCGGACGCATCCGCACGGCGATGGACGAGGGCGCGATCGCGATCGTCGCCGGGTTCCAGGGCGTCAGCCAGGACACGAAGGACATCACGACGCTCGGCCGCGGTGGCTCCGACACCACCGCCGTCGCCCTCGCCGCCGCGCTCGACGCCGACGTCTGCGAGATCTACACCGACGTCGACGGCGTGTTCACCGCCGACCCGCGCATCGTCCACTCCGCCCGGCGCCTCGGCGCCGTGACGTACGAGGAGATGCTCGAGCTCGCCGCGAGCGGCGCGAAGATCCTCCACCTGCGCTGCGTCGAGTACGCCCGCCGCTACGGCATCCCCGTCCACGTCCGCTCGTCCTTCTCCGACCGCCCCGGCACGACCGTCGCCGGCAGCATCGACGACCTCCCGGAGGCCGACATGGAACAGGCCATCATCGCCGGCGTCGCGCACGACCGCAGCGAGGCCAAGATCACCGTCGTCGGGGTGCCCGACGTGCCCGGCAAGGCGGCCGCCATCTTCAACGAGGTCGCCCGTGCCGGGGTCAACATCGACATGATCGTCCAGAACGTCTCCCAGGCGCAGACGGGTCTGACGGACGTCTCCTTCACCCTGCCCAAGACGGACGGCGCGATGGCGATGAACGTCCTGCAGGTCGCGCAGTCGACGATCGGCTTCGCCCGCCTGCAGTACGACGACCAGATCGGCAAGGTCTCGCTCGTCGGTGCCGGCATGCGGAGCCACCCCGGCGTCAGCGCGACGTTCTTCGGCGCGCTCGCGGAGGCGGGCGTCAACATCGACGTCATCTCCACCTCCGAGATCCGCATCTCGGTCGTCACGCACGCGGACAAGGTCGACACGGCCGTCCGCGCGGTCCACACGGCGTTCGAGCTCGACGCCGACCAGGTCGAGGCCGT